DNA from Pelodiscus sinensis isolate JC-2024 chromosome 1, ASM4963464v1, whole genome shotgun sequence:
TTGTAATTCGGCTTCAAGGGTGAACTGTATACACCCGTGTGGCTAGGGACATGACTTCTGACCCGGCTACCGGAGAGATCTCACAGAGCAACAGTAAATGGGGATGAGGGATCCAGCGGGCGCGGATGTCAGGTTCTGGCATGGATCCCTTCTCAGCCCGGGGCCGTACGATGCCTCCCTTAGTGCCAAGGGTGGAGACCCAGTCCTGCCTCTAAGCCCAAAGGCCAGATCCAACCTGCCTCCCTCCagggtcccctccctcccctccagtggaGTCCGGGCTGCTCAggaccagagggggctggatggaccaaTCTACATGGGGCCAGGCATGAGAAagaggagacacacacagacctgcATGCTCAGGAGAGTTTATTGCTGTAGCAGCTGCAGCTGtagagggtgagagagggaggggacaggggtgtAACTAGCACAGAGACACtggggggaggcagtttgcagccGAAGACCTGAAAGCCGCTCTTTCAGAGAGGGGCAGGACTGGCCCCTGATGCAGCAAAGCAGCCGAAAGTCTGGGACGTTGCCTGATCGTGCGCAGGGGCCCAGTTCTTTGCAGCCCAGGCGCTGAGCTCCCTGTCGGGCCCAGGCAAACAGCTCCTCTCACTGCAGCATGTACTTGCAAACATAGGTGTTTTTCTTCTCGCAGGGAATATCATTCCAGTTCTTATAACCTAGAAGGCAAGACAGAAATCACTGGGGTGGGAGAAGGGCAAGTGGGTGGTGCCTGCCCTGGCagtgcctccctcccccgatGGCATCGTGCGGAGAGACGACCCCGCGGCTGTGTCACtcactcccagcctctgacaaagtttTTCTTATTGTCCAACCTTAGTTTCTCTTGCTGGAATTCaaaccctttgcttcttgtcctgccaccAGAGGTTACTGGGGACAAGTTTTCTCCGTGTTCCATTCAACCCCCTTTCAGGTATTTGgaagctgctctcctgccccctctccgtcttctcctctccacaaggaacaaaccccattttgtcaaccttccctcccagctcatgTGTTCGAGAAGGTTCATCAGTTTCAttgctctggaccttctccagtttgtccatattttccctgcaatgtggtgccagaactggacacactattccagctgaggccaatgtggggcagagcagagcagaagaatcgcTTCTCGGGTCTGGCTCCCAACACTCCGGTTCATGCCGCCCAGAAGGAGGTTTTCTGTTTTTGGCAGCCGTGTGGCACTTGTTGATGTGAAGTGATGGGattagaacagcccctctcccggACGTGGGAGCCGTGGCCAGAAAGGGGTTAAACAATCCCAGGCCAAACGGCTGGGAGTGAACTTGTCCGGGCGTGTGGGAGCAGTTGGCCAGTGACAAGTAGGAccggccagggctgggaggcacatGGACGGTGAATTAGAGGGAAGACTAGTTGGATGTGGGTACTTGGACCTTAGAGATGCTGCCATGGAAACAGACATTTCCTGTGTCACAGAGATCAGCTGGGGGagccgggggagaggcagggagatgggacaGGAGGCCAGGCCCTGAGCGGGCTGTGTGGTGTGCGCAGGGTCCTGGTGGGGCTCCTTTGCTGGAGCAGGTGTGTTTGAGCCTCTGCTTACCGGTGGATGCGTACACCTCACCACAGTACTCCTTGCCTCCAAGGTTGTTTGGTTCATTGGGCACCCAAGTTGTGTAGTGAAAGCGGGAGCCATCTGACCACAGCCAGTTCTTGCCCTGCAGATCCAGGGGAGAAAGGTTGTGGGGGGCCAGGCAGAAGAGACCCTGGTGATGCAGCACCATAGACACACCAAACCCGCATGCAGCAGGGCCCTGCTCAGGCCGGGGCgagagcgggggaaggggcagcccagAGACACGGACGTCACAGTAACGTTCAGCCCCTCAACTTTCCCTTCTGACCCCCAAGCCCTTCGCCGACGGACCAAATCCCCGCCCCAAGCTGCAGtcactcggggggggggcagtccccaggggccagggcccgccgggggggcagggagcttccTGTGCTGGTCTCAGCCGGTGGGAGCAAAATCGACGTGTGTCTGTGATGGAGACGctgggggtcgggggaggggactCGGGGCCGTTTCCCTCTCGAGGGCtcagcgccagcctggccccaaggcAACAGGACCGGTAGCTCCGGACACTCAGAGCAGGGGACAAGGGACCAAGGGAGCGAGCGGGATCGAGTCTTGGGCAGGGAAAAGTGGCTGGAAAATGTGGGGTGGAGGATGGGAGACAGGAGCAGTGCAGAGGGGAGACACTGGTGCCCGTGAGGGGGGAAGGGcgtaggagtgggggagggagaccctGGTGGCCACATGAAGGGATcgtggggtttgggatgtgccCAGCCTCTGGGAGAcagagccgtggggcggggcagcagcCCGAGGCCAAGCCAGGCCGGGCGCTCACCTTGCAGGGGTTGTGGAGTCCGATCCAgacatccccggaggtcagcttGCTGAGGTACTGGCCCAACGCGTCCCTTTCTGCATCATTGAGGATGGAGGCCAGATGGGCCCCGGGATGGTGATTCTCACACTGCACCTGCAGCAGGGACATGGGCCAGGCCTGTCACCCTGCGGGAGGATGCTCGTTGCCCtgctgtggggtcctgccccacccggctgcagaggggcaggggcatGAGAGAGTCCCCTCTCGGAGCCTGTTCCTGATCCGCAGGGCCCCCACCTCTTCAACCCCCGCCCACCTTGGGCCAGTCACCAAATCCACGAACCTGCCCCACCCCATGGATCCTGGAGAAGAGCCTCCTACCTCAGCCGCTAACCAGGTCACGGAATCACGGTAGTACCCGTAGCAGTGGTCTCCATAGCGACCCCAGCCACGGGGACAGGCTGTGGCGTTCATCCCCGATCCAGTCCGGAGACCACGCAGACTTCGGGGAGAGGCTGTTTTGGAGGCGAGAGAAGGAGCGGAGCTGTCAGTAGCCGCCCACCCCCCTCACCCTCTTTCCCTGTGGCAGTGAGGCTGTGCTACCGACAATGACcggtgtcccctcccccaggggacaGGCACTGGGGTGTCCTCAAGGAAGATGGACACCCCCTGTCTTCTGTGCCAGGGCGCTGGGGAGGTCGACACAAAGGAGCAGCAGGGCGGTGGAGTCAGAGTAAACAGGGactgtggggtgagggtggggagcaCTGGGTGTCAGGGCGACACTGGTGGGccagggagcagaagggaagtTGGGGCACAGGGGTACAGCACAGGCTGAAGGGACCCCACATGCTCGTTTGCCAACCTAGGGACGGGGCTTGAAACTAGGTTGAAAAGAGGCAGGTGGAAAAATCCCAGAGGTGAACTTAACAGAGGCTACGTGTGGGGTGGGAAACAGAAAACTGCAAAACTGGAAGTGGAGGGAGAACCGTGCGGGAAGGGCCTCTCAGACGTCTGCACACCAATGCAAGGGGGAGCTCCCTAAAAAGAGGGGGAAACTGTGACAGCAACTCCcacacgaggaggaggaggaggaggtattTCCAGGAGAAACAACAGAAATAATCTTTTAAATAGAAAGCAGAGGAGCCGGTCGGAATTGGGGGACTTCAGTTTCCCGGCTCTTGGTTGGGAACATTTCACAATGTCCTTGGGCCGTATGAGGAGCGAAGGGGAAGAAGGTCCGAGGGGAACAGTCACCTCAGGGCTAATTCTGACTCACAAGGAGAAATTGGTTGTGGATCTGAGGTTTTAAGGCAGCGAGGAGAAAGTGCCCCTGAACGCGcagaaggagggaagggaaggagtgagCATCGGCAGCAACAGCAATGGCATTGAACGAGGGTTATTTAATAAGCTCAGAACTGGCCGGTGAGGGCTCATGGGAG
Protein-coding regions in this window:
- the LOC102443836 gene encoding C-type lectin BfL-2-like, whose translation is MGPVAFFSLCLLGCLIFNPLLEASPRSLRGLRTGSGMNATACPRGWGRYGDHCYGYYRDSVTWLAAEVQCENHHPGAHLASILNDAERDALGQYLSKLTSGDVWIGLHNPCKGKNWLWSDGSRFHYTTWVPNEPNNLGGKEYCGEVYASTGYKNWNDIPCEKKNTYVCKYMLQ